gtagcaaaacagccaagccgcatattttgactaaggtgtagagttagtgatggggcttgtagagtttgaagcttggctcgacaagagatctgataactttttaacagtgagagtcttaggcttatggtttcgtcttagcaacattttacatgaaaatgtttttggtgggataattttttacagtataaatatttattcgtaacagttagtattatcttttaacatgatttttactgtacatctgggccctatggccgtgttttaaaattcgtcattcgttgcaaaatttctatttttcgcacttctatcgttaataactacctatgtattaataaaaaaagttacctatataagtaagtagttactgcctttaaaaagtataagtgtctaaatgttattagactttttgattctttaaaacgtctttaggtcaataaagcaagtgaaaaaatattagagttagaccaagaaaagtctgcagcgatttggacagcccacgcagtgaaggtgttatttataagtcataattttatagaagtttcttcaaatcggccttattaatgaaagattaaaaatattcaaaattatcttaaaatattttaatctattatttcatctcatacgttcaataaggcccgggactggacctttttgcctgcactgacagtggatcttcttagcaacaagtacaaattcagaataatagggagcaactgctatttttgaatgctgggccttgttacccgccgggcctcatatgcctgcacctcacctaccttatttatttgttttacaaggggaaaatttgttgattaatcgtgctaatattgatacccaaacaagcgaaacattctaaaattgaaccacaagcgtagcgagtggttcgtaaagttgaacctcgagcgtagtgaaggtttcaagggacgagggttaaataaaattttcactacatcagctcgtaaaggccctcttgattgttcgaaacggataagaagagtggcatttaatttgatgcaaattttgagttgtttccgtaggtatactcgtaaagctcagttggttggtaaaattgactttaaaatgataaatattgaataacgttagtttgaaattgatttaaatgataaagtaaatattatcggagatatatatatcggatatcgctcttaaacaaaaaatatatgtcgctagtcatttataacctaaaagcgccaaattacgcaaaattatattgaaatgacacctgtctattgaatttgaagaatactttaacaagggtggttatctgtatgacaatgcacctaaaataattttcaaatgtatctattatttctatacttaacacgataacgaattctacgtaaaccaaaccgcgggcaatccctagtacatatagaaataaataagtgtaggtaagtttccattagtgtacctactattaacaatataactatttaccattgataataattttataaacgttttgcgtattttttacgggcaccgcactaatcgctagcccgccaccgtcgatcgctgcctcctgccacggcgcggcgcacagcgcggcgcgcgaaaacgccgcgcgtttgaaatgtaactcaatataagcgcggaatgcatacttacgtatcagtatttagtgtcgccgtgattttatatttctaatattttgtgtgggaactaagatctttattatgaccgtgtaatattaactctacaaactttaattcaatattggctatactgcttaaccagaaatcaatatctagacaagcacattgtctacatttctaactttttacaagtatactaagttgatcgataatatcgtaattttacaatatcagctactttaattctttattcacaaagtaattcgtgtttttacgttcaccagaaagcagctgttccagatttctaaaaaccgaatattgtgaataaattaaagtgttatcgaacatgttacagttttttgtaactttaattttatatttacatagttatttagcaaaattgaaatatttaaatatggccgaacgctccacctataattttctaatattttacataaatgttatttaacatgcatgcaataacatatcaaaaaagaaaaaactttaatgttatcaaaacccatttttgttccaccgctggtctaatATACGACCGAATATAGAGAGAGTAAAATTCATACTGGGCTAAGTATCTTTGGAAAGGTATTTTCAGTAGCTAGATTAGATCGGTCTTTAGGGACAACATGTTGTCTATCTTTAACTATACATAGCTGTGTTCAATGTagataaagtttacttttattcAGGTACCTATGTAATTACAGctacctaatatttatatttttcagcACAAACACCGTAACGTACGAGTATGTATGTACTTGCGACgtaagattaaaaaaaataatcttatcTGCTAAAAAAATACTGAAAAGGAAAAAGAACAAGTATTGTGATACGTAATATCTAGTGTACGGACAAGTGGTGGCATTTTGAACAGAGCGGGAAATGGAGTCGCCTAGGTGCATTTTATGATTGATGAATAACGATTAAATGATTTTtcgaaaacatatttattacactttttaattcttattcaagtagtgccaaagtttatttatttatttattcaagtatCTGCTGCGATGTTTACCTAATTGTGCTAACACAATTATTTCACATGATATACAGTACACGCTATTGTTATCGTTATATACAAGATTATCGTATGGTTCAATCCACTTCAAAATTGACGATTCTGGTGGGTCATTCATATTGTTTCATTTACATTTCTGCTGTCGTGCTGTTTTCAATTATTAGCCTAGCGTATTACAACAACAAATATAGCAAACAGTTGTCTAAATCGACAACGTCAAATTATTTTGTTGTATCTACAGATTATAAAGTTTTTGGCCAGTAATTAATTAAGGTTGTTGTATATGGTTAAAAAGTATATTGATTGAATGTGAGAGAGCAAGAGAAATAGATTTTATAAGTAAAGTAAAtatcatataaaatttgaatttattcATTCAAACATAAAAAGTTAGTACGACTAACTTTTTATGTTTGAATAATAATAACGACTCCATTTCCCGCTCTGTTCAAAATGCCACCACTTGTCCGTACACTAGAATATCTTCAGGTTTAAAAAGGTTAAAcgttaacccttatcttggcaagggtcaaaatattttaatttttaatagtttttgtGTTTCTTGTCACCTATTGACCATACTagactattaaaaaaatatgaacaaAATCCAGGGTTTTCCAGTTTTGGAtaatcatatgtatcatatttaaTACAATGCCAATCCCTCGTCAAACTAGTTGCTTACATTTAAGAAGAAAAATGtggatttttaattttctttaattGTTATTAAACCGCAATCTAAAGCATAAAATGACTATTATACccatgaaaataaattatactacGCATACCTGATCACTTGGTGGAAAGTTTTTGTCCCGTAGAGATTCAAAAAACACGCTAACAAAAAGTTGTGTAAAATAGGGAAActacaaataattataatagtaaAAGATAACTTTTTTAACTTTGGGGCCAATTTTTACCTTTAATAAAATTTGCTGTGCTACGGTCTACGGCGTAGCAATAATGCTACAGCTTTCTAATTTATACAGTTTAAATAATATCTAATACTTAAAAAAAGCAAGGTTCACAAACGAAATAGTATGATAACTAATATGACATATTTTAAACATGTATTTCAACCCCCAACAagcataaaaaaatcaaaattaaaataaatcatatAGTACACATATTTTGACgacaacttggcaatgtattaaatgtaatacacATGTACTTTTAtgagttcttggcaatgtatcaaatatgatacgtaacagttttatgtaaatatttgaTGTGTTAAATGTTTTTCAATAGGACCACTATGTAAATCCTAATACACTAACAGATGGTAAGTGCATTAAAATGTAGATTATGCAAAAATATATACGAATCTAAGAAATAAGTGCAAAACTTACAGTACGGAACGAGATCTATTGTTTCCGCGGCGCCATGTtgataattactaattaatttataatgacactcgTATGTATTATTTTTTGCTATAATAAAGGAGGGTAGATCGACATATCTATAGCAGAATTATTTTGTTAAGTAATAAAGTGAACTTGCTAGATTTTATTATgttccatgtatcacgggtgttacaatgccaagataagggttgaacttctatgacattatgacgtgTAAAGGACACATCTTTCGCCCGACACTTCTTTTCCTATGACAAGAGACGGTGATCAcatgatgctttctatagaaaactgaagtgtTGGCGCCCCGGCCCAAGCCCGGACCGctgtagcgtgagtcatcctgaaTACTTGCtaagtctgggctatcaaaatcgctgccaacatcttggtctaactctataatgCAGGTGATAATGCGCGTTAtgataatataaaaaatcataggtagaaataaaataatcgtacataataattatattctaATTACTTAGACATGAATTTAGGGAATATACTGTAGAGACTCCGAACAGTAGCAGGCTGATCAAATACGGCAACAGTTTGCTTACGTTGTCTACGGTCTTGATCTGTTTCAAACTATACTAGgaaacaatttaattttaacactAGTTCAGACGATTTTCAAATCTTTGAATTGTacgatacctacctatacacaACTAACAATTAGACAAATGTCATGATCATGAATAGTTCCTGAAGCATCCATTTACATCTTCACGGGGCTCCTAGTaccgaaagtttcgcaactaaGTATGTTACGAATATACTTCAAGAAATTCTTTTTAGACATAAAATGtacagttttattttaaaactcgaCGTTATTGTACCATACAATTGTACATACATTGCCACTTCTATGTGTACTAAGATCCTAGTCACAGGTCTGTGACTCTATTTTTTGCAAACATACGTTATTCCACTAAATTGGCTTTCAATAACCACTAATCATAGATTGCGGCATTCAAATATTAAACCGTTAACCGATTAAATGAAACAGGCGGCTCCGTAAACGCTTCCGCGGGTGATAAGCAGCGCAATGACCGGcgcaattaaatatttatacagtTGGGTTGTGTCGGCGCAGGCGTTTAGAGTTCATGGGCAACTTAGACTAGCCAGTTTAACGTTATCTTGTCATCAGTTATAAATATGCATCTTCGGAGAGCGACATATACTGGTCCGTATGAACATTCAACTCGCCCGTTCTCGGCTAGCGGAATGACAATACAGCTCGAGATCCAGACGAGGAAAGCGCGCTGATAAAAGAGATTAAGAGCTAACTTACTCTTTAAACTATACTCTCTTTTAAATAAGGCTTGCCGCTTTTTAGTTCGCTGTTGCCAATACCAATGATAAAGGCGCTCGGATTCAGGCGAAATACAGTGGAAATTAAAAGTGTATTAATAGTACAAGACGAGGTTCAGAAGGTTATCATGAACATTGTTATCGACCGGTAATAAGGTTACGGGGTGATGTTGAATAATTAAACAATGAGAAAGCTATCGCATGTAGATTAGTCGGTACCTAATACCTCTTCGTGCGCTAGTTGCCGCAACGTATAATgcgtatttttataattatgaatATTTTGACGACGTATCTTAGTCGTATACCTGGGCAtgttcacttaaaagtgtaccatttacttttccatcaacttttgggttatttctactcaaaatgaccaggcggcttagcacggtcacgtttttatcccttgtcaccatgcctgtcacgttctaacaagtatgtaagtgcgaaagggacgcgcatagtgatagtcgataaaaatggaaccgtgctgagcccgcaggactattgatttaaaagaaaaaaatgtgtcccaaaaaaattacagttttgtaacgcattttcacatacattttgtatggaccgttacaaaactgacacccaaaatgtatatgaaaaactggggacacttctTTTCCTTGTCTCATTTAATAGTGCTCGTTATTCtaagtctaaataacccaaaagttgatgttttctcgaaaaaaaagtaaatggtacctgTTAAAGCTGTTTTAAAAATCTTATATGTATGCATGACCCACGCACACATGCATATCGTATTTAATAAGTACTATCCTAAACACACTTCAGTCTTCAATAAATCGTAGAACAAGCAACACTCATTTGTATTATTTCAAAAAACAGCAAGATccaaaatcaaccttattacaAGCAACATATGGTCCATACCGAACCGGATAGCAACAAAGAAGTCTGGAGCCGGAGACCCGAGAACAAAAGCATTCCAGAGCGATAAGGCGGCCGGCGACTGTTTTTTCATAGTGAACATTTTGTGATCTTTGCATTTAAAGTGTAATACTTTGATCTTTGCATTTACTTTGCAATTAAATAGCAAGTTATAAAGTGAATAGACATGAAACATTTGAGTGCAACTAATCAACATTAAGGTTGAACTTTTTCGTCGTTTATATAAGGATATTTACGTGAAATTTAGTGAaacaaaatatcaaatatgGAACAATTAATAAGTTTGTTACAAGATACAGCAACTATATTACAAAAAACTCAAACAAATCTCAAGAAATGTCCTAAAGCACGACTTACAAAGGGGTATCTTGAATCGCGATTAAAAAGCATAGAACACTACTGGAGTATATTTCAAAATGCGCATCAAGACCTTCTTAAGTGTACACCTACGGAAAAGCGAATGGATATACCATATTTGGTTAATGAAGATTACTACATTTATGAAGATTTATACTTCTGTTTAAGTGGCGATATAAAGGACATGTTATCGTCGTTTTCGATTGGTAAATGTAATCATACTGCCAGTACGGCCACTGACAGCTCTAATATAACCGGCGATAAAGTGAAGTTACCTCGCGTACAGCCACCAGTTTTCAGTGGCAGTTATGAAGATTGGCCAACGTTTCAAGACATATTTGAGTCACTTATACACAGCAACAGCTCGTTATCCGACGTCGTGAAGTTGCATTTTTTGAAAAATAGTGTCACTGGCGAAGCACAAGCTTTACTCAAGAACATACAAGTAACAGACGCTAATTACGACGAAGCTTGGAAGACTTTAAAGAACCGTTACGGAAACAAAAGAATCATTGTTAATGCTATTATGAAGAGATTATTTTCGCAGAAAAAGATATACTCGCAAACTTCTAACCAAATCAAGTCACTTTTAGACACAACTACGGAGTGTTTGAACAGTCTAAGCAACCTTAAAGTATCTGTCGAGTCCTGGGATCCTATGATAGTGCATTTGATTGTGTTGAAACTGGATACAGAGACCCACAAGGACTGGGAAGAATATTCCTTTAAGAGTACACCGGATGACTTACCGAAGTGGTCTGAATTGAGGACTTTTCTTGAAACCAAATTCCGTACTTTGGAATTTATTCACCACACTACTTCGGCCGTTCCTTCAGTTTCTCGACCGGCTACGCAGAAAACCTTTCATTTAACTTCGCCAGCTCCTTCAAATGAACAAAGTAGCTTGAATACAACACCAGCAGCGACTTCAAGTAGAACATGTATCAAGTGTAATGATAATCACACGCTGAGCCACTGTAAGGAGTTTGCAAATATGGACGTAACTGAAAGAACTGACTACGTGAAAACAAACAATCTATGTTATAACTGCCTACTCAGCGGTCACTCCATGTTCAGGTGTCGTTTACCAACATCCTGCCAAGTCTGTCACAAACGTCATCATTCTCTATTGCACCACACAAAGAATGAAAATATAAAGGCACATCTTAGTCAGATAGAAGAAAATACTGAGGATGACGTACCAAAAGAAGAAGTAGAAGATGATATCACTGTAGCGACGCACTTCATTACTAAAAAGTCAGATGCTTTATTAGCTACAGCGCTTGTCCTAGTGAAGGGTGAGACGGGGCAAGTGCTCACACTGCGGGCTTTGATTGATCAAGGTTCAGAAGCGAACTTCATCACGGAGAGAGCCGTGCAGATGATGAAACTACACAAGACACCTGTCAGGGGTTCAGCCACAGGACTGGAATCAATGAAGACCTCGGTCAACAGTATGGTACAGTGTGAGCTTCAGTCAAGATTTGACACTGACTTCAACCTAAACATCAATGCATTTGTCTTGTCTACTCGAGTAACCGCTGAACTTCCATCACAAGCACTCACCAAGACTCATCACGCTTGGCAGCATCTTAATGGACTCGATCTGGCAGACCCGAACTACCATCAACCAGGTCGAATAGACATGCTTCTAGGCGTTAAGGTCTATGCACAAATTATAATGAATGGCTTAATCAAGGGTCCTCCAGGCTCACCATGTACACAAAATACAAGCCTTGGATGGATTGTGTTCGGAGATGCTGAAGGCAATtcttcaaaaaatattattgtcaTGCATCACAAACTGAACTTAGACCTTCTGGTAAAAAACATGTGGGAACTGGAGTCAGCAGAAAAACCAGAACTTACAGCGGATGAGAAACTTTGTGAATCTATTCATGCAAATACAACTACCAGAACTAAAGAAGGAAGATATGTAGTGAAACTCCCCACAAGAACAGAGGAAATAAAGTCAACAGAAGGACAAACAAAGGACATAGCACTGAGAAGATTCAGACAACTAGAAAGAAAATTTGAAAAGGACGAAGAATTCAAAAGGGAATACACCAAAGTCATAGAAGAATATTCAACATTGAAGCACATGGAAGAAGTTCCAGACACTGAAATAGAAGCCCCATCAGTATATCTCCCACATCATGCTGTGATTCGGAACGACAAGGACACATCTAAAGTTAGAGCTGTGTTTGATGCTTCATCTAAAGGCATAAACAATATTTCACTTAATGAAGAGTTACTGGTGGGTCCACAGCTTCAAGAAGATTTAAGGAACATAATCATGAGATGGCGTATGAAGAAAATCTGCTTCGTTGCAGACATACAGAAAATGTATCgtcaaattatggttacaaaacAAGATGCAGATCTGCAGCGTATACTTTGGCGCAAATGTGCAGCTGACCCTATTAAAGAATATCGCCTGCTTCGTGTCACGTTTGGTACAGCATCTGCACCATACTTAGCTGTGAAAACGTTACAAAGGGTCGCAGAAGACGAAGGAAAACATCATCCAGTAGCTGCAAAAACGATTAAAGAAGATTtctacatggatgacctcatgTCGGGCCAAGATAACACAGAAGACGCCGTAGATGTAGCGAAAAATATAGCAATTATTCTGAAAAACGGAGGATTCGATCTGCAGAAATGGTCGTCTAATAGCACCAGCTTTTTAAAGCAATTCCCACCTGATGAGAGAAACAGTAATGTAAACATGGACATCAACCTAGACGGAACTGTACGTGCACTGGGTATCAGTTGGAACATGGGTGAAGACAGTTTTCAGTACAAACTTGAACTACCCCAGCCGCCGATAACTATTACAAAGAGAAACATACTAGCAGAAACACAAAAGTTGTTCGATCCTTTGGGGTGGTTGGCACCAAGCATAATTCAAGCCAAGATGCTTATCCAGAAAATTTGGTTGCACCGATCAAGTTGGGATGATGAAGTAGAACCTGAAATAAAAGAAGAATGGTTAAACATAAGACACAATTTTGAAAACTTAAAGGACGTCAATATACCAAGATGGCTACACACAACTAAACTAAGACTAGATAAAACTACGATACATGGATTTTCTGATGCGTCTACAAAGGCTTATGCAGCTGTCGCTTATTTAAGAGTAGAAACTGAAGAAGGTGAAATCAAGACGAATATCATAGCAGCTAAAGTCCGTGTAAGTCCAGTGAAGCCAGTGTCTTTGCCACGATTAGAACTGTGTGGCGCTGCGCTGCTTACAAAGCTGCTTAAACAAATAAGAGAAGCCATGAGAATCCCGGAAAGCCAAGTGTTCGCATGGAGTGACTCAACAATAGTTTTGTCGTGGTTAAAGGGAGACCCTAACCGCTGGCAAACCTTCGTCAGAAATCGCGTGGTGTCCATTCTCGATGATATTGGCGATAAATGGTATCATGTCACATCCCAATCGAACCCTGCGGATATTGCGTCACGTGGTTCCCCGTTACCAGAACTCATCGCACATCATTTATGGTGGAACGGGCCAGAATGGCTAAAGACTCATGACATtccatttaataaatcagaCGCCACGACAGACCTGGAAATGAAACGAACCTTTCACACCAGCTTGGAAGTACAAGAGGAagataattattcaattataagCCAGTTTGACAATTTTGATGATTTACAAGAACTTGTTAAGACAGTTACATACTGCAAACGCTTTTTAAATTATAAGAAGCTTACTCCGAACCCTACATTCACAACAGAAGAGTTACAAAATTCATTGACGACTTGCATTAAATTGGTTCAACAACAAACATTTAATGATGATATAACTAGAttacaaaataacaaaaatgtaaGATGTGACAGTAAATTGAAATCATTAAATCCTTACCTGGATGAAGTTAATATACTCAGGGTGGGCGGTCGTCTTAAACACGCAAATCTGAACGAAGACAGTAAGAACCCTATAATTCTGGACAGTAAGAACCGACTTACCTTTTTAATTGTGGCTGATGCTCATCAGAGAACGCTTCATGGCGGACAACAGTTGATGATGTGTTACCTAAAAAGTAAATACTGGATCCTAAAAATGAAACAAAAGGTCAGATCATACATTCACAAATGCCTGATATGTGCGCGACAGAACGCCACTGCCAAGAAACAGTTAATGGGAGATCTACCTAAGGAACGGGTTACCCCAGCGCGTCCATTTCTGAATagtggcgtcgatttcgcaggtccaTATCAGACACTTATGTCAAAGGGGAGAGGATTAAGAACCATGAAATCATACATAGCTATATTCGTATGTATGGTTACTAAAGCCATACACTTGGAGCTTGTCGGAGATTTAACCTCGGAAGCCTTTATTGGAGCCTTCAGACGTTTTGTTGCACGAAGAGGTAGGTGTGCAAATCTCTGGAGTGACCAAGGGAGGAACTTCATTGGAGCAAATAAGGCGTTGGCAGATGCATTTGAAGAAGCAAAGTTGGACTTTGATGGAGATATAGCTACAAAGCTAGCACAAGATGGAACTCAGTGGCATTTTGTACCAGTATATAGTCCCAATTTCGGTGGATTGTGGGAAAGTGGAGTAAAGTCCATGAAGTTCCATTTAAAGAGAGTCCTTAATTCTCATCTTACCTTTGAGGAATTTTCAACTCTGATCTGCCAGGTCGAATCGTGCCTTAACTCACGGCCTTACGTTCCCATAGACGACGATGAAAACGCGGATCCTCTAACTCCAGGACACTTTTTAATTGGAGAGGCACCGATAACCATACCATCACCAACTTTCAAAGATGTGAACACGAACGTTTTATCTCGTTGGCAACACCtgcaaaaaatgttaaatgatttttggcacatttggcaacaaaattatttatcaaCGCTTCAACAAAGAATGAAATGGACAAAAAAGGAACCGGAATTTGATATTGGCCAAATCGTATTAATAAAAAACGAAAACTTACCTCCTGGAAAGTGGTTATTAGGACGCCTTGTCGACAAACATCCTGGAACCGACGGCCTAACGCGAGTGTACAGTGTCAAGAGTGGTGAAAATATTGTTAAACGTTCTATCAGTAAACTTTGTTTCTTTCCAGTCGATGTCTCAGAATAGGTAGACGTtaaattataagtaggtacaataaaaattaactaCTGTTATATGTATTTGTTTATAACTCTcaaaattttttatttgttctgataaaaaacattttttttattattat
This genomic window from Cydia splendana chromosome 9, ilCydSple1.2, whole genome shotgun sequence contains:
- the LOC134793900 gene encoding uncharacterized protein LOC134793900, producing the protein MEQLISLLQDTATILQKTQTNLKKCPKARLTKGYLESRLKSIEHYWSIFQNAHQDLLKCTPTEKRMDIPYLVNEDYYIYEDLYFCLSGDIKDMLSSFSIGKCNHTASTATDSSNITGDKVKLPRVQPPVFSGSYEDWPTFQDIFESLIHSNSSLSDVVKLHFLKNSVTGEAQALLKNIQVTDANYDEAWKTLKNRYGNKRIIVNAIMKRLFSQKKIYSQTSNQIKSLLDTTTECLNSLSNLKVSVESWDPMIVHLIVLKLDTETHKDWEEYSFKSTPDDLPKWSELRTFLETKFRTLEFIHHTTSAVPSVSRPATQKTFHLTSPAPSNEQSSLNTTPAATSSRTCIKCNDNHTLSHCKEFANMDVTERTDYVKTNNLCYNCLLSGHSMFRCRLPTSCQVCHKRHHSLLHHTKNENIKAHLSQIEENTEDDVPKEEVEDDITVATHFITKKSDALLATALVLVKGETGQVLTLRALIDQGSEANFITERAVQMMKLHKTPVRGSATGLESMKTSVNSMVQCELQSRFDTDFNLNINAFVLSTRVTAELPSQALTKTHHAWQHLNGLDLADPNYHQPGRIDMLLGVKVYAQIIMNGLIKGPPGSPCTQNTSLGWIVFGDAEGNSSKNIIVMHHKLNLDLLVKNMWELESAEKPELTADEKLCESIHANTTTRTKEGRYVVKLPTRTEEIKSTEGQTKDIALRRFRQLERKFEKDEEFKREYTKVIEEYSTLKHMEEVPDTEIEAPSVYLPHHAVIRNDKDTSKVRAVFDASSKGINNISLNEELLVGPQLQEDLRNIIMRWRMKKICFVADIQKMYRQIMVTKQDADLQRILWRKCAADPIKEYRLLRVTFGTASAPYLAVKTLQRVAEDEGKHHPVAAKTIKEDFYMDDLMSGQDNTEDAVDVAKNIAIILKNGGFDLQKWSSNSTSFLKQFPPDERNSNVNMDINLDGTVRALGISWNMGEDSFQYKLELPQPPITITKRNILAETQKLFDPLGWLAPSIIQAKMLIQKIWLHRSSWDDEVEPEIKEEWLNIRHNFENLKDVNIPRWLHTTKLRLDKTTIHGFSDASTKAYAAVAYLRVETEEGEIKTNIIAAKVRVSPVKPVSLPRLELCGAALLTKLLKQIREAMRIPESQVFAWSDSTIVLSWLKGDPNRWQTFVRNRVVSILDDIGDKWYHVTSQSNPADIASRGSPLPELIAHHLWWNGPEWLKTHDIPFNKSDATTDLEMKRTFHTSLEVQEEDNYSIISQFDNFDDLQELVKTVTYCKRFLNYKKLTPNPTFTTEELQNSLTTCIKLVQQQTFNDDITRLQNNKNVRCDSKLKSLNPYLDEVNILRVGGRLKHANLNEDSKNPIILDIDVSE